One part of the Pecten maximus chromosome 1, xPecMax1.1, whole genome shotgun sequence genome encodes these proteins:
- the LOC117335961 gene encoding alpha-(1,3)-fucosyltransferase 10-like, with the protein MPSQRLLFRTFLYIVCFFVLVPFIVFVYVEYIDGYSSSKDDFQMPEDTKDRHDPAGEMKALKEVITTPIILWWTPFTGDPGTYKRCGNHRCFFTVDRHYRRHNQTKVFMFYGTDLDHVDLPLPRNPHQHWALLHEESPKNNYIYSHKPVVTLFNHTCTFKRESDYPISTQYLPSLKWLSNTEYMVPTAEKNRLQKTELSPLIYVHSDCGTPSDRDTYVELLMKHIKIDSYGKCLHNRDLPQHLQHPIQGMDHSDFFKLVSKYKFSLAFENAMCDDYMTEKLWRPLMLGSVPIVMGSPKVKDFLPSNHSAIIVDDFKSIEELVEYIKFLDKNDDEYEKYLAWKKTGIENKYLIELMKNREWGVDGSRGTKYHNFIDGFECFVCQRIHENEIALKRGATPRKYLSAHNHYGCPGPTAYNSEGIRHGPGGGNSWDYEFDSSRYTAAALGYLIGKGVPYTNEQLQKTVSRMKDGDLK; encoded by the exons ATGCCGTCACAACGACTCCTGTTTAGGACATTCCTGTATATCGTCTGCTTTTTTGTTCTAGTGCCTTTCATCGTCTTCGTGTATGTGGAATAC ATTGACGGGTATTCCAGTAGTAAAGATGACTTTCAAATGCCAG AGGACACCAAAGATCGCCATGACCCGGCTGGCGAGATGAAGGCACTTAAGGAGGTGATCACAACCCCAATTATTCTATGGTGGACTCCATTTACTGGGGACCCTGGAACCTATAAACGATGTGGCAACCACAGGTGTTTTTTCACGGTTGACCGGCACTACAGGCGACATAACCAGACTAAG GTATTCATGTTCTATGGCACTGATCTGGATCATGTAGACTTGCCTTTACCCAGAAATCCACACCAGCATTGGGCACTTTTGCACGAAGAATCCCCCAAGAACAACTACATTTACTCCCACAAGCCTGTTGTGACTTTATTTAACCACACCTGTACCTTTAAAAGAGAATCTGACTATCCCATCTCGACACAGTACTTACCTAGTTTGAAGTGGCTTTCTAACACCGAGTATATGGTCCCAACAGCGGAAAAGAACCGGTTACAGAAAacggagttatctccccttatatacGTTCATAGCGACTGTGGCACTCCAAGCGATCGTGATACGTACGTTGAGCTGCTGATGAAACACATCAAGATAGACTCGTATGGCAAATGTCTCCACAACAGGGATCTACCTCAACA TTTACAACATCCAATACAAGGCATGGATCATTCGGACTTTTTCAAGTTAGTATCCAAGTACAAGTTCTCGCTGGCCTTTGAGAATGCCATGTGTGACGACTACATGACAGAGAAGTTGTGGCGTCCTCTGATGCTAGGTTCTGTCCCCATTGTCATGGGATCTCCAAAGGTCAAG GATTTCCTGCCGTCCAACCACTCAGCTATAATCGTAGACGACTTTAAATCCATAGAAGAGCTAGTGGAATATATCAAATTTCTTGATAAAAATGACGatgaatatgaaaaatatcTAGCCTGGAAAAAGACAGGAATAGAAAATAAGTATCTAATAGAATTAATGAAAAATCGCGAATGGGGAGTGGATGGATCTCGAGGTACAAAGTACCATAACTTTATTGATGGGTTTGAGTGTTTTGTCTGTCAAAGGATTCACGAAAATGAAATAGCTTTGAAACGTGGTGCAACTCCACGAAAATATCTTTCTGCCCATAATCATTATGGCTGTCCGGGACCGACTGCTTACAACAGTGAAGGTATTAGGCATGGACCTGGAGGGGGCAACAGTTGGGACTATGAGTTCGACAGTAGTCGGTATACTGCCGCGGCTCTTGGGTACCTTATAGGCAAAGGCGTTCCATACACTAATGAACAACTACAGAAAACGGTGAGCAGGATGAAAGATGGAGACCTCAAGTAG